The Phycisphaeraceae bacterium genome includes a window with the following:
- a CDS encoding ABC transporter permease: protein MAIYLIRRTLLMIPTLLGILLLVFGIMKAAPGDVSDLLLSAEGEMTAGDREARVRYLEERYGLDRPWYTQLGSWIHKVSPVGFEEVAAVSEDDEAQWRFGFKTPDLGQSFIKNRPVVELIGEALPITLILNLLALPGAYFLAIVSGLYAARYRGKSFDIVSGVAMLALWSIPVIWAGVLLQGFLANKEYLSWFPTTGMHSLDSDAMSFFPRSGEDGFERGYLLDWLWHLVLPVLCLSYGSLAFLSKLSRGAVVESLNADYIRTARAKGLPDSEVLWQHALANSLLPLITVAAFIIPGLLGGSIIVESIFGIPGMGRLMIESIKFKDQEVVMAVTLISGLLTLVAYLVADLLYAVADPRVTFE from the coding sequence ATGGCGATCTATCTCATCCGACGGACGCTGCTGATGATCCCGACGCTGCTCGGGATTCTGTTGCTGGTGTTTGGGATCATGAAGGCGGCGCCGGGGGATGTGTCGGACTTGCTGCTTAGTGCAGAAGGTGAGATGACGGCTGGGGATCGTGAGGCAAGGGTCCGCTATCTTGAAGAGCGCTATGGCCTTGACCGGCCGTGGTACACGCAGCTTGGGAGCTGGATTCACAAGGTGTCGCCTGTTGGGTTTGAAGAGGTGGCGGCAGTGTCTGAAGATGATGAGGCTCAGTGGCGTTTTGGTTTTAAGACGCCTGATCTGGGGCAGAGCTTTATCAAGAATCGACCGGTGGTTGAGTTGATTGGTGAGGCGCTGCCGATCACGTTAATTCTAAATCTGCTGGCGCTGCCGGGGGCGTATTTCCTAGCGATCGTGTCGGGGCTTTATGCGGCGCGGTATCGAGGGAAGAGTTTTGACATTGTTTCGGGTGTGGCGATGCTGGCGTTGTGGTCGATCCCGGTGATCTGGGCGGGAGTGCTGCTGCAGGGGTTTCTGGCGAACAAGGAGTATCTGTCGTGGTTCCCGACGACGGGGATGCACAGTCTTGACAGTGATGCGATGTCGTTTTTTCCGCGCTCGGGTGAGGATGGTTTTGAGCGAGGTTACCTGCTGGACTGGCTGTGGCACCTGGTGCTGCCGGTGCTGTGTCTGAGTTACGGGAGTCTGGCTTTTTTGAGCAAGTTGTCTCGGGGTGCGGTGGTGGAGAGTCTCAATGCGGACTACATCCGGACGGCGCGGGCGAAGGGGCTGCCGGACAGTGAGGTTCTGTGGCAGCACGCGCTGGCGAATAGTTTGCTTCCGTTGATCACGGTGGCGGCGTTCATCATTCCAGGTTTGCTGGGCGGGTCGATCATCGTGGAGTCGATTTTCGGGATCCCCGGGATGGGCCGGCTGATGATCGAGTCGATCAAGTTCAAGGATCAAGAGGTGGTGATGGCGGTGACGCTGATCAGCGGGCTGTTGACGCTGGTGGCGTACCTGGTGGCGGACTTGTTGTATGCGGTGGCAGACCCGAGGGTGACGTTTGAATGA
- a CDS encoding ABC transporter permease yields MTQAAVVPVVERGVGSRRVSPGLIGAVLLLVIALPCFLTVPWAMAEYDNQRMELQYTEPGVAEPFGTDLLGRSVLWRCMLGGAISLGIGLSAAFIAVLIGTTWGCLAGYMGGNVDAFMMRVVDVLYGLPYILLVVLLDLALSPIVEAAALLFMKADLASGTADVITLLLAIGGVSWLTTARVIRGQVLSLRSQPFMEATRALGLGPVRAMAVHLLPNLIGPIVVYATLAVPQAILQESFLSFLGIGVQAPLPSWGNMAAGGVKELPSLAAGLTFRWWLLLFPCLLLGLTLMSLNFLGDELRDRFDPRSTRRS; encoded by the coding sequence ATGACGCAAGCGGCTGTTGTGCCAGTGGTTGAGCGAGGTGTGGGGTCGCGCCGGGTTTCGCCGGGGTTGATTGGTGCGGTGTTGCTGCTGGTGATTGCGTTGCCGTGTTTTCTGACGGTGCCTTGGGCGATGGCGGAGTATGACAACCAGCGGATGGAGCTTCAGTACACGGAGCCGGGGGTTGCGGAGCCGTTCGGGACGGACCTGCTGGGGCGGTCGGTGTTGTGGCGGTGCATGCTGGGGGGTGCGATCAGTCTGGGGATCGGTCTGTCGGCGGCGTTTATCGCGGTGCTTATCGGGACGACATGGGGTTGTCTGGCGGGGTACATGGGCGGGAATGTTGATGCGTTCATGATGCGGGTGGTGGATGTGCTTTATGGGTTGCCTTACATCCTGCTGGTGGTGCTGCTTGATCTGGCGTTGTCGCCGATTGTTGAAGCGGCGGCGCTGTTGTTTATGAAGGCGGATCTGGCGTCGGGCACGGCGGATGTGATTACGTTGCTGCTGGCGATTGGCGGGGTGTCGTGGTTGACGACGGCGCGGGTGATTCGCGGCCAGGTTTTATCGCTTCGGTCGCAGCCGTTCATGGAGGCGACGCGGGCGCTGGGATTGGGACCCGTTCGGGCGATGGCGGTGCATCTGCTGCCGAATTTGATCGGACCGATTGTGGTGTATGCGACGCTGGCGGTTCCGCAGGCGATTTTGCAGGAGTCGTTCCTGAGTTTTCTGGGGATCGGGGTGCAGGCACCGTTGCCGAGTTGGGGGAACATGGCGGCGGGTGGTGTGAAGGAGCTGCCGAGTCTGGCGGCGGGGCTGACGTTTCGTTGGTGGTTGCTGCTGTTTCCGTGTTTACTGCTGGGGTTGACGTTGATGTCGCTTAACTTCCTTGGTGATGAGCTTCGCGATCGTTTTGATCCGCGGAGCACACGCCGATCATGA
- a CDS encoding ABC transporter permease produces the protein MSPATPPTTELEMARPASRGLFAEALSETWRRPGARLGIAWIGLIAFLGVFAPLMASSFPLLVRVDGQLDSPWLDHLTATDLTLMGTTLLCVVLWFVPWSAGRKVMAAGVVAVVLAGVGVLTLSPPTTVVYDAYRVAEARGEVEVLLRTPIVYSPNDRLRDRDDRRVDSPWWSGEGEYNHWLGQDRRQQDMASRMVHASRIAVAIGFIATGIAAVLGVLIGAPMGYFGKTIDLIGMRLVEIFEFIPQLYLLLIFSAFFPGDQPEILPGVEVHRIYLIMGIIGLTSWTSYARFVRAEFLRLRNQDFVQAARACGLPLQSILFRHILPNGLTPVIVSASFGVASAILAEATLSFLGLGLIEEPSWGQLLNQAQQSGSFLWWIALFPGLAIFLTVFAYNLIGEALRDAIDPKTVR, from the coding sequence ATGAGCCCCGCCACCCCCCCCACCACCGAGCTTGAGATGGCGAGGCCCGCGTCGCGGGGTTTGTTTGCGGAGGCGTTGTCGGAGACGTGGCGGCGTCCGGGGGCGCGGCTGGGGATTGCGTGGATCGGTTTGATCGCGTTTCTAGGGGTGTTTGCGCCGCTGATGGCGAGCAGCTTCCCGTTGTTGGTGCGGGTGGATGGGCAGCTCGATAGCCCGTGGCTGGATCATCTCACGGCGACGGATCTGACGCTGATGGGAACGACGTTGTTGTGTGTGGTGCTGTGGTTTGTGCCGTGGTCAGCGGGTCGCAAGGTGATGGCTGCGGGGGTGGTGGCGGTCGTGCTGGCGGGGGTGGGTGTGTTGACGTTGAGCCCGCCTACGACGGTGGTGTACGACGCGTACCGGGTGGCGGAGGCGCGGGGCGAGGTGGAGGTATTGCTGCGGACGCCGATTGTTTATTCGCCGAACGATCGATTGCGGGATCGTGACGATCGCCGCGTTGATTCGCCTTGGTGGTCGGGTGAGGGTGAGTACAACCATTGGCTGGGGCAGGATCGTCGTCAGCAGGATATGGCGAGTCGGATGGTTCACGCGTCGCGGATTGCGGTGGCGATCGGGTTTATTGCGACGGGTATTGCGGCGGTTTTGGGGGTGCTGATCGGTGCGCCGATGGGTTACTTTGGTAAGACGATTGATCTGATCGGGATGCGGCTGGTGGAGATATTCGAGTTCATCCCGCAGCTGTATTTGTTGCTGATTTTCTCGGCGTTTTTTCCTGGTGATCAGCCGGAGATTCTGCCGGGCGTGGAGGTTCACCGGATTTATCTGATCATGGGGATCATCGGGCTGACGAGTTGGACGAGTTATGCGCGGTTTGTTCGGGCGGAGTTTTTGCGTTTGCGGAATCAGGATTTCGTGCAGGCGGCGCGGGCGTGCGGGCTGCCGTTGCAGTCGATTCTGTTCCGGCACATTTTGCCGAATGGGTTGACGCCTGTGATTGTGTCGGCGAGTTTCGGGGTGGCGTCGGCGATTCTGGCGGAGGCGACGCTGAGCTTTCTGGGGCTGGGGTTGATTGAGGAGCCGAGTTGGGGGCAGTTATTAAATCAGGCGCAGCAGTCGGGGTCGTTTTTGTGGTGGATTGCGCTGTTCCCGGGGCTGGCTATTTTTCTCACGGTGTTTGCTTACAACCTCATTGGCGAGGCGCTTCGTGACGCCATCGACCCCAAGACCGTACGCTGA
- a CDS encoding ABC transporter substrate-binding protein produces MDQGFRFKDVLVVGLLLAVLVTMWVKMVQDDRQWDQLGEIKQTISDQTKDLTAIRRQLNELPSGMAMAPGLVRAPSEEPEASPFRRLREVKQREDYASGDWLVDAFLSTVPNLNELTAQDVYSRVVYTKVLEPLATYDLETRELVPLLAESWTMAEDGLSAVVRVRRNVTFSNGDPLTADDVVYSFGILKNANIVDGRVIEYYRHITGCEKIDDYTVRITFGRVFYENLYRAIFGVMIHSKAFLSAYSDEALRQNVALLMGTGPYRRPDPRAYTPGEAIVLLRNERYWGEPASFDRVIYRTIGTDSALDQAFRNGEIDLHLPTPEQHLQLLDEPAVLERTQHLVYEQIRSGYRYIAWNQLRGGEPTVFADKRVRQAMTMLLDRERVCEEIFLGFSTVTSGPFHEIGDQDDPTITPWPHDPARAMALLEEAGFRRSDDGTMLEPDGTPFEVEITYPAGSELNEKVMLAFKDEYARAGINLVLVPQEWTLLLQSLNQKDFEAMTLGWGAGGIEGDIEQMFHSRNIAEGDNRNAYSNPELDALIEKAHVTLDYDERMEVWRACHRILHEDQPYTFLFRSKVRLWMDGRIKNLEPLPVMGVNYTSTWPIPIEWYVPASAQLRD; encoded by the coding sequence ATGGATCAGGGCTTTCGTTTCAAGGACGTGCTGGTGGTCGGGTTGTTGCTGGCGGTGCTGGTGACGATGTGGGTGAAGATGGTCCAAGATGATCGGCAGTGGGATCAGCTTGGCGAGATCAAGCAGACGATTTCGGACCAGACGAAGGACCTGACGGCGATCCGGAGGCAGTTGAATGAGCTGCCGAGTGGGATGGCGATGGCTCCGGGTTTGGTGCGGGCTCCGAGCGAGGAGCCGGAGGCGAGTCCGTTTCGTCGGTTGCGGGAGGTGAAGCAGCGCGAGGATTATGCCTCGGGGGATTGGTTGGTGGATGCTTTTCTATCGACGGTGCCGAATCTTAATGAGTTGACGGCTCAGGATGTATATAGCCGGGTGGTGTACACGAAGGTTCTTGAACCTCTAGCGACGTATGACCTGGAGACGCGGGAGTTGGTGCCGTTGCTGGCTGAGAGCTGGACGATGGCGGAGGATGGATTGTCGGCGGTGGTGCGGGTGCGGCGGAACGTGACGTTCTCGAATGGTGACCCGCTGACGGCAGATGATGTGGTTTATAGCTTCGGGATTCTAAAGAATGCCAACATCGTCGATGGGCGGGTGATCGAGTATTACCGACACATCACGGGCTGTGAGAAGATCGATGATTACACGGTGCGGATCACGTTTGGTCGGGTTTTCTATGAGAACCTGTATCGGGCGATCTTTGGGGTGATGATTCACAGTAAGGCGTTTTTGTCGGCGTACAGCGATGAAGCGTTGCGGCAGAATGTGGCGTTGCTGATGGGGACGGGGCCGTATCGGCGTCCGGACCCGCGCGCTTACACGCCTGGGGAAGCAATTGTGCTTTTGCGAAACGAGCGTTACTGGGGTGAACCGGCGAGTTTTGACCGGGTCATCTACCGGACGATCGGGACGGACTCGGCGCTGGATCAGGCGTTCCGTAATGGCGAGATTGATCTTCATCTTCCGACGCCTGAACAGCACCTGCAGCTGCTTGATGAGCCAGCGGTTTTGGAACGGACTCAGCATCTGGTGTATGAGCAGATCCGTTCGGGGTATCGGTACATCGCGTGGAATCAGTTGCGTGGCGGGGAGCCGACAGTGTTTGCGGATAAGCGGGTGCGTCAGGCGATGACGATGCTGCTGGATCGTGAGCGGGTGTGTGAGGAGATTTTCCTGGGCTTCTCGACGGTCACGAGCGGGCCGTTCCACGAGATTGGGGACCAGGATGATCCGACGATCACGCCTTGGCCTCACGATCCTGCGCGGGCGATGGCTCTGCTGGAGGAAGCGGGTTTTCGTCGTTCAGACGACGGGACGATGCTGGAGCCTGATGGGACGCCGTTTGAGGTCGAGATTACCTATCCGGCGGGCAGTGAGTTGAACGAGAAGGTGATGCTGGCGTTTAAGGATGAGTATGCGCGGGCGGGAATCAATCTGGTGTTGGTGCCACAGGAGTGGACATTGCTGCTGCAGTCTTTGAACCAGAAGGATTTTGAGGCGATGACGCTTGGGTGGGGTGCTGGGGGAATTGAGGGGGATATCGAGCAGATGTTCCACTCGCGGAACATCGCGGAGGGGGATAATCGGAATGCTTATTCAAATCCTGAGCTGGATGCGTTGATTGAGAAGGCGCATGTGACGCTGGATTATGACGAGCGAATGGAGGTTTGGCGGGCGTGCCATCGGATTCTGCATGAGGACCAGCCTTATACGTTTTTGTTCCGCTCGAAGGTTCGGCTGTGGATGGATGGTCGTATTAAGAATCTTGAGCCGTTGCCGGTGATGGGTGTGAACTACACATCGACGTGGCCGATTCCGATCGAGTGGTATGTGCCGGCTTCTGCGCAGTTACGGGACTAG